CCGCCGCGCCATCGTAGCGCCCGTGGCTTTCCAGCAGGGTGGCGAAGGTCGTCCCGCCCGCACCTTCGCGGCGCAGCAGGATCAGCGGTTCGCGCCGCAAGTTGAATTCGGGGTCGTTGGCCCCGACCTGGCCCAGGATCGCCTGGGTCGCGCCGTCTGTGGCGAAACGATAAGTGTAGAAACGCCCGTCGAGCAGCCAGGTCAGCGCCCCGTCGCCCGCGTCGGGCCGGCCGGTCGCATCGACCCAGACATGCTGATACCCGTGATCTTCCCCCAGCACCGGGCGCGCGGCGACGTGGCTTTCGACCGGGAAGCCCAGTTCGATCACCGCGCCCTGGTAATGGAGCGGCAGATCGTAGGAATGCGGCGCATCGCTTTCTGCCGTGACGAGATCGAACACCACCGGGCTTTCCAGCCCCGGCACATCGGCCATCACCAGCGTGCGGACGATCCCCACCCCCGTATAGGCGCCATCGACGCGCGCGCTGGTAACCTGCAGGCCGGGTTCGTCCGAGAAATGGAGCTGTTCGGGCGCGACCGCGCTGGCCGGTTTGACCTTGCCGTCGAAGTGGCTGCGCCGGTCGACCACCAGCGCATTGTGCGCGACGGTCTGCTTGGCCCAGGTCTCGTTCTCGGGCAGGTAGCGCCCGCCCTGCTTGGCCTCGATATTGAGGAACCGCGCCGCGCCGTAATCGCGCACGATCTCGTGCCCGTTGTCGTAAAGCTGCCAGCTGAGCTTGTCGAAATGGCCGTGGCCCATGCCTTGCGACGAATTCTTCGCCACCAGCGCGGTGTGCCGCGGCCCCTCGCCTTCGCGCAGGATCGCAACCGCGCCCTGTTCGCCCTGCGGCCCGTCGCGCAGCAGCATGGAGCGGAACGGAAACGGCTCCGCCCGGCCGGCGGCCAGATCGGCCGCGACCAACTGACCCGCCGGGGTCAGGACCGTGCGATCCTGCATCTGTGCGATCGACAGCAGGGCCGGATCGCGGGTCTGGGCATAGGCGATGGCAATGCCGTGGTAGAGTTCCTCGGTCCGCAGGCTCTTGTCCTTCATCGCATCGTTGAAGGGGAAGAAGTAGCCGCCGTAAGTAAGCTGGACCGTGGTGCGCAGCGCCTTCAGCAGAATGCCGTCGCGATGTTCGAAGATGCGGCGATCGGGGTCGTTGCGCGCGATCGCGTCGGCAAAGACCATGAACGGCATCAGGGCGTAACGCTGATAATACGGGCCTTCGGCATAATATCCGTCGGGCGAGAACAACAGCTCGGTCTGGCGCAGGAACCCGGCTTCGCCGCTCTTGTCCGATCCCAGCAGCGCGCGGTCTACCATGTCCCGGTCGCCCAGCAGGTACCCGGTCATCCCGACCCCGGCGGTCGCCCAGGTCGCGTGGTTGTGGATCCGGTCGAACGTGCTTTGCGATTCGACCGAAAGGAAATGCGCAGCGGGGCGAAATACCCGGCTGTCGATCCGCTCGCGGTCGGCGGCGGTCAGCGTGTCGCGGATCTCGGCATAGCCCTGCACTGCGTGGACCAGCCAGACCGCATCGTTGAGCACCTGCCAGAACAGGCGGCCCGAATACTGGTTACTGCGCGCCGGATGCTCGCCGAGCGTGGGGTAGAGATCGGCATAGGCCAGCAGCATTTCGCGCACATAGTCCGCGTAGGGCCGATCCCCCGTGATGCGGTAAAGCTGCCCGGCCAGCAGGATCGCGCGATAATTGCGCTTGTGCTGTTCGTGGGTGTAGCCGCCGCCCGGATCGCGCGGCTGGGGCACGACCACGCCGGCTTCCATCATCTCGCCGACAAAGGCGCGCGCGCGCGCAAATTCGTCGGCATAGAGGGGCGGCATATTTTCACCGACCGGGCTGGCTTCGGCAGCGGCCTGCGCATGCAGCGGCGCACCGGATGCGGTCAGCGCCAGCGCGAGCGCCAGTGCGGAGACAGGGGCAGTCGCCAGCGAAGCGGCGCGGCGCAACAGGCGGCTCACGGACGCTTCCCTTCGACCGTTTCGTTGTTCTCCAGCTCCACCCGCGGCGCGCCCGGATGGACCAGTTCGCGCACGATCGGCTCGGCTGTCCCGACGAAGCGATTGTCGGTTATCGCGGTTTCGGGCGTGCCCACGGTATGCTCGACGATCATCGGGGCGGAACCATCGAAAGTATTGCGCGCGATCCTGGCCCTCTGCACGCCGTGGAGAAGGATCGAGGCGCGGCTGCCTTCTGCCGCGACGTGGCCAACGTTGGAAAACGTATTGCCGGCAACAGTGACGAAGGGGCCGAACGTGCTTTCGTCCGTGCCGCCGCGATAGACGGAAGCGACCGGGCCGCCCACGTCGGCGAATGTACTGTCGACCATATCGAGATACTCGACGTTATATCGGCCGAAATCGTCGGTTTCCGATTCCGCCGAAACGACCGTTCCGGTGATGTCGGAAAAGGCGCTGCGCCGAATGGAGACCCGATCGGCCAGCGCGCCCTTGCCGATCACGAACACGCTGAATGACTTGTTGACGACGAGGTTGCGCACCGCGACCCCCTCGAACTCCACCCGGAAGTTCTTCTGGATCGGAAAGGCGCTCGTGCGAATAACCGCATTGCCGACCGAATCGGGCGCCAGCGAGCCATCGATTTCCAGATCCGTCAGTTGCAGATTGCCGCCATCCTGCAGTTCCAGCAGCGAAGGCCGGGTGAAACGGATGGTTGCCCCAGCCCCTTCGCCGGATTTCGCGCCGCGGATCGCAAGGGTCCTGTCGACCGCGATCACGCGATTGGCGATATATTCACCCGGCTCCAGCATCAGGACGTCACCGGACCCGGCCGCCGCGACGGCCTGCCCCAGCGTATCCTCGCCCGGCATCACACGGGTGACGACCCCCGAAGCGCCGAAGGCCTCGTCTTCGCCTGGCTTCGGATACCAGTCCACGCCAACATCGGAGAGTGCGATCGGCGCAAGATCGCGCGGCGCGCCGACATCGGCCAGGCTGGGATCGACCGGATAGAGCAGCCCGTTCGCGCCCCGCTCCATCTCCGTTGCGACCTTGCGCAGGCTCGCCGCAGCGCTGTGCACTTTGCCCTCAACAACGGCATTGTCGTCGAACGCGATACCCGAAATATCGGCATCGACCTCGATGAACGTCCCTTCGTCCAGGCCGCTCAACAGATTGCCGCTGAAGACTGAGTTGATCGGCGGTGCGGAACGTTCCTCATCCGCACCCGCGCCCAGCGTCACGCGCGCGCTGTCGACCACCGTGTTGCGCGAAATCCTGGCGTTATCGACCTGGACGTAGCGATTGACCGGCGAGTTCGGGACCCCGTTCATAACGGTCAGCGCGCTCGAAAACCCGTTCCCGCGCAGCCCTTCCATATAATTGAAACGCACCGTCTGGTTGCGATTGATGACGCGGATACCGCCGGTGTAATCCTTGCCCCCGCCCAGGAAGACGTTCCGCTCAACCAGCGTATCGTCCCCGTGGCGCAGGGTCAGCGTCCCGCGCGAGCGCAGGAACAGGTTGCCGCGATAGACATTGCCGTTCGACTTGTTGGAGATGATCTCCACCTCGCCGT
The nucleotide sequence above comes from Pelagerythrobacter marensis. Encoded proteins:
- a CDS encoding heparinase II/III domain-containing protein; the encoded protein is MSRLLRRAASLATAPVSALALALALTASGAPLHAQAAAEASPVGENMPPLYADEFARARAFVGEMMEAGVVVPQPRDPGGGYTHEQHKRNYRAILLAGQLYRITGDRPYADYVREMLLAYADLYPTLGEHPARSNQYSGRLFWQVLNDAVWLVHAVQGYAEIRDTLTAADRERIDSRVFRPAAHFLSVESQSTFDRIHNHATWATAGVGMTGYLLGDRDMVDRALLGSDKSGEAGFLRQTELLFSPDGYYAEGPYYQRYALMPFMVFADAIARNDPDRRIFEHRDGILLKALRTTVQLTYGGYFFPFNDAMKDKSLRTEELYHGIAIAYAQTRDPALLSIAQMQDRTVLTPAGQLVAADLAAGRAEPFPFRSMLLRDGPQGEQGAVAILREGEGPRHTALVAKNSSQGMGHGHFDKLSWQLYDNGHEIVRDYGAARFLNIEAKQGGRYLPENETWAKQTVAHNALVVDRRSHFDGKVKPASAVAPEQLHFSDEPGLQVTSARVDGAYTGVGIVRTLVMADVPGLESPVVFDLVTAESDAPHSYDLPLHYQGAVIELGFPVESHVAARPVLGEDHGYQHVWVDATGRPDAGDGALTWLLDGRFYTYRFATDGATQAILGQVGANDPEFNLRREPLILLRREGAGGTTFATLLESHGRYDGAAEQTVASRSRVAAMRHHRQGGKDIVVLTLKDGGQVALAVSHDADPAARHRATIDGQQLAWTGFAAIVEIGRGGN
- a CDS encoding polysaccharide lyase 6 family protein; this encodes MMFGRIGLGLLIVSAAAVPLKAERYQVLNQQEYAKAVSQADAGDVIVLAKGEWRDFDMVVTGKGTASEPISVVAEEPGAVFLTGQSSLRIGGEHIVVSGLVFRDGYSPRGEVISFRRSKDDVARNARVTQVVIDRFNKPDRFESDYWVGIYGRNNRFDHNHLVGKTNQGVTLAVRLDAPENRENDHRIDHNYFGPRPVLGSNGGETIRIGTSKYSMFRSGTIVENNVFDRCDGEVEIISNKSNGNVYRGNLFLRSRGTLTLRHGDDTLVERNVFLGGGKDYTGGIRVINRNQTVRFNYMEGLRGNGFSSALTVMNGVPNSPVNRYVQVDNARISRNTVVDSARVTLGAGADEERSAPPINSVFSGNLLSGLDEGTFIEVDADISGIAFDDNAVVEGKVHSAAASLRKVATEMERGANGLLYPVDPSLADVGAPRDLAPIALSDVGVDWYPKPGEDEAFGASGVVTRVMPGEDTLGQAVAAAGSGDVLMLEPGEYIANRVIAVDRTLAIRGAKSGEGAGATIRFTRPSLLELQDGGNLQLTDLEIDGSLAPDSVGNAVIRTSAFPIQKNFRVEFEGVAVRNLVVNKSFSVFVIGKGALADRVSIRRSAFSDITGTVVSAESETDDFGRYNVEYLDMVDSTFADVGGPVASVYRGGTDESTFGPFVTVAGNTFSNVGHVAAEGSRASILLHGVQRARIARNTFDGSAPMIVEHTVGTPETAITDNRFVGTAEPIVRELVHPGAPRVELENNETVEGKRP